CGGTCGAACACACGCTGGAACTTGCTCGGCGGGTGACCCATCTCGGAGCTGTCCAGACCTACCGCGACAAACGCATCACGGAACGGCAGTGCCTGGTCGAGGGTTTTCTGCGCTTCGTCTTCGCTCAGGTGGCGCAGGAAACTCAGGATCAAACCGCTGGTGATGCCCAGTTGCTGCTCGCCATCCTTCAGCGCGGCGGCGATGCCGTTGAGCACCACTTCGAACGGGATGCCACGGTCGGTGTGGGTCTGCGGATCGAAGAACGGCTCGGTGTGGATCACGTTCTGTTCTTTGCAGCGCAGCAGGTAGGCCCAGGTCAGGTCGTAGAAATCCTGGGAGGTGCGCAGCACGTCGGCGCCCTGGTAATACAGGTCGAGGAATTCCTGCAGGTTGTTGAAGGCGTAAGCCTTGCGCAGGGTTTCGACATCGCTCCACGGCAGGGCGATTTTGTTGCGTTCGGCCAGGGCGAACAGCAGCTCGGGCTCCAGCGATCCTTCGAGGTGCAGGTGCAGTTCAGCCTTGGGCAGGGCGTTGAGCCAGTCGTACATATTCTTTTCTCATCAGGTGCAATGACGGCATTCTACAGATGCCCGCCGAAACAATTGGCAAAACCTGACCAACCGATCCATCACACCGCTTCTTGCTCCCGTCGGTAGGCGTAGGTATCGGCGAAGCGCGACAGCAGGAATTCGGCACAGGTGGTGGTCGGATATTTCGCCGGATGATGTGCGTCCTGGCAACCGGGCAGGCATTCGATGCGGGTGTCCGGGTGCGGCTCGGCGAAGAACGGCATCGAATAGCGATCCACGCCCAGCGGGCTGATCACCCGGTGCGGGGTCGAGCGATAACGGTCGTTGCTCCAACGCGCCATCATGTCGCCGAGGTTGACCACAAACGTGCCGTCGATGGGCGGTGCGTCGATCCATTGGCCTTTGACGTTTTTCACCTGCAAGCCGCCGGCGGTGTCCTGATACAGCAGTGTGATACAGCCGTAATCGGTGTGTGCTCCGGCACCTTGCTGTTCGGCGGAACTGGCGGTGTGGCGCGGCGGGTAATGAATCATTCGCAGGACGCTGACCGGCTCATTGAAGCGCTTGTCGAAGAAATTGCGCTCGATGCCCAGCGCGAGGGTCATTGCCCGTAACAGGGTTTGCGCAAGGGCCTGCATGTCGCGGTAGTGCTGTTCCATCAGCGATTCCCAGCCGGGAATGGCCGGGTGACGGTTGGGGCCACGCAAGGGTTTTTCCGCCAGCACCTCGGGATGGTCGGTCGGCAGGTGCAGGCCCATGTCGAAGGTTTCCTTGAGATCGCTGGGTTTGTCCGGGTCCAGTTGTTCGGTGGCGATGGCGCCGTAGCCGCGATGATGGATGGTCCGGGTGATG
This genomic window from Pseudomonas kribbensis contains:
- a CDS encoding isopenicillin N synthase family dioxygenase, which translates into the protein MDQLPIIDISPLYSNDHNAWPAVAEQIDHACREWGFFYIKGHPISEQRIESLLDHARHFFALPTAEKLKIDITRTIHHRGYGAIATEQLDPDKPSDLKETFDMGLHLPTDHPEVLAEKPLRGPNRHPAIPGWESLMEQHYRDMQALAQTLLRAMTLALGIERNFFDKRFNEPVSVLRMIHYPPRHTASSAEQQGAGAHTDYGCITLLYQDTAGGLQVKNVKGQWIDAPPIDGTFVVNLGDMMARWSNDRYRSTPHRVISPLGVDRYSMPFFAEPHPDTRIECLPGCQDAHHPAKYPTTTCAEFLLSRFADTYAYRREQEAV
- a CDS encoding adenosine deaminase, with translation MYDWLNALPKAELHLHLEGSLEPELLFALAERNKIALPWSDVETLRKAYAFNNLQEFLDLYYQGADVLRTSQDFYDLTWAYLLRCKEQNVIHTEPFFDPQTHTDRGIPFEVVLNGIAAALKDGEQQLGITSGLILSFLRHLSEDEAQKTLDQALPFRDAFVAVGLDSSEMGHPPSKFQRVFDRARHEGFLTVAHAGEEGPPEYIWEAIDLLKIQRIDHGVRAIEDERLMQRIIDEQIPLTVCPLSNTKLCVFDHMSQHNILDMLERGVKVTVNSDDPAYFGGYVTENFHALHEHLGMTQDQAKRLAQNSLDARLVKP